Proteins encoded together in one Mycobacterium sp. MS1601 window:
- a CDS encoding dicarboxylate/amino acid:cation symporter, which produces MTTLRHPALQIGIAAIAGIIFGLLVGEWAANIKFIGDMFIRLIQMSIVPLVMASVIVATGSMTGTGTGKIAFRTFKWMIGFSVVAALLAWLLSSLIQPGADMVYTEELDPSLQESAGEALGWQETLLNFVSTNVFNAMSTATMVPIIVFSLLFGIALRTQINKTGDTRVLSFIDQIQQIVLTMIRLVMYIAPIGVFCLLAALAGDVGFSVVTTALKYLGTTLLGVLILFVLFVAVVTVRTRLNPWKLPNKLAEQTAIAITTTSSAVTFPTVLKNTVEKVGVSQKVANFTLSIGLTMGSYGAVLNYMIVVMFLAQAGDIELTFGQIALGMGLAILLNMGTITVPGGFPVVAMFLATSLDLPFEAVGLLIAVDWFAGIFRTFLNVNGDTFVAMLVANADDEIDREVYNGTKTVVAEEFNAAEYGDAMAKADAAD; this is translated from the coding sequence ATGACCACACTGCGACATCCCGCTCTGCAGATCGGTATCGCCGCCATCGCAGGCATCATCTTCGGTCTCCTGGTCGGTGAATGGGCCGCGAACATCAAGTTCATCGGCGATATGTTCATCCGGCTCATCCAGATGTCCATCGTGCCGCTGGTGATGGCATCGGTGATCGTGGCCACCGGCTCCATGACCGGAACCGGCACCGGCAAGATCGCTTTTCGCACCTTCAAGTGGATGATCGGCTTCTCGGTGGTGGCGGCGCTGCTGGCATGGCTGCTCAGCAGCCTCATCCAGCCGGGCGCGGACATGGTGTACACCGAAGAACTCGATCCCAGCCTGCAGGAGTCCGCGGGTGAGGCGCTGGGCTGGCAGGAAACCCTGCTGAACTTCGTGTCCACCAACGTCTTCAACGCGATGTCGACGGCCACCATGGTGCCCATCATCGTGTTCTCGCTGCTGTTCGGGATCGCGCTGCGCACCCAGATCAACAAGACCGGTGACACCCGGGTGCTCAGCTTCATCGACCAGATCCAGCAGATCGTTCTCACCATGATCCGGCTGGTCATGTACATCGCACCCATCGGTGTGTTTTGCCTACTGGCCGCGCTGGCCGGTGATGTCGGCTTCTCGGTCGTCACCACCGCACTGAAGTACCTGGGCACCACGCTGCTGGGCGTCCTCATACTCTTTGTGCTGTTCGTCGCCGTGGTGACCGTCCGCACCCGGCTCAACCCGTGGAAGCTGCCGAACAAGCTGGCCGAGCAGACCGCGATCGCGATCACCACCACCAGCTCAGCTGTCACGTTTCCGACGGTGCTGAAGAACACCGTGGAGAAGGTCGGCGTCAGCCAGAAGGTCGCCAACTTCACCTTGTCCATCGGCCTGACCATGGGTTCCTACGGCGCGGTGCTCAACTACATGATCGTGGTGATGTTCCTGGCCCAGGCCGGTGACATCGAGCTGACCTTCGGTCAGATCGCCCTGGGGATGGGCCTGGCCATCCTGCTGAACATGGGGACCATCACGGTGCCGGGCGGGTTCCCGGTGGTGGCGATGTTCCTGGCCACGTCGCTGGATCTGCCGTTCGAGGCCGTCGGCCTGCTGATCGCTGTCGACTGGTTCGCCGGCATCTTCCGTACGTTCCTCAACGTCAACGGTGACACCTTCGTGGCGATGTTGGTGGCCAACGCCGACGACGAGATCGACAGAGAGGTCTACAACGGCACCAAAACCGTTGTCGCCGAGGAGTTCAACGCCGCCGAATACGGTGACGCGATGGCCAAGGCCGACGCCGCGGATTGA
- a CDS encoding nitroreductase family deazaflavin-dependent oxidoreductase, which translates to MDKADFDALNNPVIEEFRARGGVAGGIFEGKPLVLVHHFGAKSGTERIAPLVALLEGDRVYVFASKGGADSHPDWYRNLVAKPEIIVELGTETFPATARILEGAERDDVYARQSALEPQFAEYQRKTDRVIPVVELVRAV; encoded by the coding sequence ATGGACAAAGCTGACTTCGACGCGTTGAACAACCCCGTGATCGAGGAGTTCCGGGCCAGGGGTGGGGTGGCCGGTGGGATCTTCGAGGGCAAACCGCTGGTGCTGGTGCACCATTTCGGTGCCAAGTCCGGCACCGAACGGATTGCCCCGCTGGTTGCCCTGTTGGAAGGCGATCGTGTGTACGTCTTCGCCAGTAAAGGCGGCGCCGACAGCCATCCCGACTGGTACCGCAACCTGGTGGCCAAGCCGGAGATCATCGTCGAGTTGGGCACCGAGACGTTCCCGGCGACGGCGCGCATCCTCGAAGGGGCCGAGCGCGACGACGTCTACGCACGTCAGAGTGCTCTCGAACCGCAGTTCGCCGAGTATCAGCGCAAGACGGATCGGGTCATCCCGGTAGTCGAGCTGGTCAGGGCCGTCTGA
- a CDS encoding CaiB/BaiF CoA-transferase family protein has translation MPTVDTCQLLQAVRVLDLAAGGVDIVSRLLADLGADVLKVEPPGGSPERTAPPSLGGTGIAFALHNANKRSVVLDPAEAADRKRLVELAAGADIVVDSGLPGQAAAYGIDAAELADRFPQLVVIAVTDFGVAGPRASWQASDAVLYALSSALSRSGPPVGAPVLPPDGIATATAAVQAAWAVLVAYYHRLRCGQGDFIDFSRLEAVVSALDPPFGSHGQAAAGMRRGERWRGRPQNQDAYPIIACRDGYVRLVVMAPRQWRGLRAWMGEPEEFQDPRFDVIAERFAEWDRIGAVLAEQFAGQSMAELVAAGQSHGVPIAEVLDPTEALDSEHFRAVGASTVAELTPGVQATVPLGYYTVDGARAGLRTPAPSAGADEPRWLHPPTATSARSDAGLPFEGLRIVDLGIIVAGGELSRLFADLGAEVIKVESRAYPDGLRQARAGDLMSESFAWTHRNKLGLGLELRSEAGADVFTRLVADADAVFANFKPGTLAALGFSYHRLQQINPDLVLAESSAYGDTGPWSTRMGYGPLVRSGTGVTRLWTAPPGHGEPVSQRHRFFDATTVFPDHVVGRITAIGALAALIHRDRTGTGARLHVSQAEACVSQLDAVFVAQAAGAPVVPDPVHHGVYPCAGDDEWCVISLRDADRDTLAGLTSGAELSQWTAARSPVEVAEALQAVGIAAAPMLRRMELLEDPQLVSRGFFQPMHHPLFDIALPSETGPAPFRAIGHAPTRPAPLPGQDTREICQKTLGFDDVTIQRLIDDGVLFSSDPPEERSR, from the coding sequence ATGCCCACGGTGGACACCTGTCAACTTTTGCAGGCGGTGCGGGTGCTGGACCTCGCTGCCGGCGGCGTGGACATCGTGTCGCGCCTGCTGGCCGACCTCGGCGCCGACGTGTTGAAGGTGGAACCCCCCGGCGGATCTCCCGAGCGCACGGCGCCTCCCAGCCTGGGTGGCACCGGAATCGCGTTCGCCCTGCACAACGCGAACAAGCGCAGCGTCGTCCTCGATCCGGCTGAGGCGGCTGACCGCAAACGCCTGGTGGAACTGGCCGCCGGCGCCGACATCGTCGTCGACTCGGGTCTGCCCGGCCAGGCCGCGGCATACGGCATCGACGCCGCCGAGTTGGCCGACCGGTTTCCCCAGCTGGTGGTCATCGCCGTCACCGATTTCGGTGTGGCCGGCCCCCGGGCGTCGTGGCAGGCCAGCGACGCGGTGCTGTACGCGTTGTCGTCGGCGCTGTCGCGTTCCGGTCCGCCGGTCGGGGCGCCGGTGCTGCCGCCGGACGGGATCGCCACCGCCACCGCCGCCGTGCAGGCAGCCTGGGCCGTGCTGGTTGCCTACTACCACCGGTTACGTTGTGGCCAAGGCGATTTCATCGACTTTTCTCGACTGGAAGCGGTGGTGTCGGCCCTGGACCCACCGTTCGGTTCGCACGGTCAGGCGGCTGCCGGGATGCGCCGGGGCGAGCGCTGGCGGGGCCGGCCCCAGAACCAGGACGCCTACCCGATCATCGCCTGTAGGGACGGCTACGTCCGCCTGGTGGTGATGGCACCACGCCAGTGGCGCGGGTTGCGCGCGTGGATGGGGGAGCCCGAGGAGTTCCAGGACCCCCGCTTCGACGTGATCGCCGAACGTTTCGCCGAGTGGGACCGCATCGGAGCCGTGCTGGCAGAGCAGTTCGCCGGGCAGTCGATGGCCGAGTTGGTGGCGGCGGGGCAGTCGCACGGAGTGCCGATCGCGGAGGTGCTCGATCCCACGGAGGCACTGGACTCCGAACACTTCCGCGCCGTCGGCGCATCCACGGTGGCGGAGTTGACGCCGGGGGTGCAGGCCACTGTGCCGCTCGGTTACTACACCGTCGACGGCGCGCGGGCGGGTCTGCGTACACCGGCCCCGAGTGCCGGTGCCGACGAGCCGCGCTGGTTGCATCCGCCCACCGCCACCTCTGCGCGCAGCGATGCGGGGCTGCCGTTCGAGGGGCTGCGCATCGTCGATCTCGGCATCATCGTCGCCGGCGGCGAGCTGAGTCGCCTGTTCGCCGACCTCGGTGCCGAGGTGATCAAGGTCGAGAGCCGGGCCTACCCGGACGGTCTGCGTCAGGCGCGGGCCGGGGACCTGATGAGTGAGTCGTTCGCCTGGACGCACCGCAACAAGCTGGGCCTCGGGCTGGAACTGCGCAGCGAGGCCGGGGCCGACGTGTTCACCCGCCTGGTGGCTGACGCCGATGCCGTGTTCGCCAACTTCAAGCCGGGAACGCTTGCCGCGCTCGGCTTTTCCTATCACCGGCTGCAACAGATCAATCCCGACCTCGTGCTCGCCGAGAGCAGCGCATACGGGGACACCGGCCCCTGGAGCACCCGGATGGGCTACGGACCGCTGGTGCGATCGGGCACCGGTGTCACCCGGCTGTGGACCGCCCCACCCGGGCACGGCGAGCCCGTTTCGCAGCGGCACCGTTTCTTCGATGCCACCACGGTGTTCCCCGACCATGTGGTGGGCCGGATCACCGCGATCGGCGCGCTCGCCGCGCTGATCCACCGCGATCGCACCGGAACCGGTGCACGACTGCATGTTTCCCAGGCCGAGGCTTGCGTCAGCCAGCTCGACGCCGTCTTTGTCGCGCAGGCAGCCGGCGCTCCCGTCGTCCCCGATCCCGTGCACCACGGCGTCTACCCGTGCGCCGGGGACGACGAGTGGTGTGTCATCTCCCTGCGCGACGCGGATCGAGACACGCTGGCCGGCCTCACCAGTGGAGCAGAGCTGTCGCAGTGGACCGCCGCCCGTTCGCCGGTGGAGGTGGCCGAAGCGCTCCAGGCAGTGGGTATCGCCGCGGCGCCGATGCTGCGTCGGATGGAGCTGCTGGAGGACCCGCAACTGGTCAGCCGGGGGTTCTTCCAGCCGATGCACCACCCCCTGTTCGACATCGCGTTGCCCAGCGAGACCGGGCCCGCGCCGTTTCGCGCCATCGGACACGCACCCACCCGCCCGGCGCCGTTGCCCGGGCAGGACACCCGCGAGATCTGCCAGAAGACACTGGGTTTTGACGACGTCACCATCCAGCGCCTGATCGACGACGGCGTGTTGTTCAGTTCCGACCCACCCGAGGAGAGGTCCCGATGA
- a CDS encoding acetyl-CoA acetyltransferase yields the protein MSLDPNTPVLVGYGQVNQYDGDLDPVGLMAAAARDAAADKVLAAVDAIRVVNLLSWRYRDPGLLLGQLIGAHQPATMYTGIGGNVPQSLVNQACLDIIAGRNQVVLLAGAETWRTRKRLKAAGARPDWPVQDESIPVPPGGEDQMEMAGESQSRIGLGLPSDVYPLFEEAVRVAAGEAPDAHRMRIAALWARFNEVAQHNPHAWSNAAHTAEDICAPGPDNRMISWPYTKLMNSNNMVDQGAVLILTSVQRATELGIPADRWVFPWAGTDSHDTYSITERFEYHSSPAIRIGAGRALELAGIGVDDIAYVDVYSCFPSAVQIAAAEIGLGLDDPARPLTVTGGLTFAGGPWNNYVMHSIATMAEKLVADPGKRGLITANGGYLTKHAFGIYSCEPPPHEFAWEDVQSAVDREPIRKALVSWEGVGTVETWTAPFGRDGVPEKAFLAVRTPDDARTLAVITDRSVAAEMVAGDVSGCKVAVNADGTASLV from the coding sequence ATGTCTCTGGATCCAAATACTCCGGTGCTGGTCGGCTACGGCCAGGTCAATCAGTACGACGGTGACCTCGATCCCGTCGGTCTGATGGCCGCGGCGGCCCGGGACGCCGCCGCGGACAAGGTGCTCGCCGCGGTGGACGCCATCCGCGTGGTGAACCTGTTGTCCTGGCGCTACCGCGATCCGGGCCTGCTATTGGGTCAGCTGATCGGCGCCCACCAGCCGGCAACGATGTACACGGGCATCGGCGGCAATGTCCCCCAGTCACTGGTGAACCAGGCGTGCCTGGACATCATCGCCGGCCGCAATCAGGTGGTGCTGCTGGCGGGTGCGGAGACCTGGCGGACCAGGAAACGGCTCAAAGCCGCTGGGGCGCGCCCGGACTGGCCCGTCCAAGACGAGTCGATCCCGGTGCCGCCCGGCGGCGAGGACCAGATGGAGATGGCCGGCGAATCGCAGAGCCGTATCGGACTCGGGTTGCCGTCGGATGTCTACCCGTTGTTCGAAGAGGCGGTGCGAGTGGCCGCGGGGGAGGCGCCGGATGCACACCGGATGCGGATCGCCGCGCTGTGGGCTCGTTTCAACGAGGTGGCACAACACAACCCGCATGCGTGGAGCAATGCCGCCCACACCGCCGAGGACATCTGCGCGCCAGGGCCCGACAACCGGATGATCAGCTGGCCCTACACCAAGCTGATGAACTCCAACAACATGGTGGATCAGGGCGCGGTGCTGATACTGACCTCGGTGCAGCGCGCCACTGAACTCGGAATCCCCGCGGATCGTTGGGTTTTCCCTTGGGCCGGGACCGACTCCCATGACACCTACTCGATCACCGAACGCTTCGAGTACCACAGTTCACCCGCCATCAGGATCGGCGCCGGACGGGCGCTGGAACTCGCCGGTATCGGAGTCGACGACATCGCCTACGTCGACGTCTACTCGTGCTTTCCGTCGGCAGTTCAGATCGCGGCGGCTGAGATCGGCCTCGGTCTCGACGATCCGGCCCGGCCTCTGACCGTGACCGGCGGTCTGACGTTCGCAGGCGGACCGTGGAACAACTATGTCATGCATTCCATTGCGACCATGGCGGAGAAGTTGGTCGCCGACCCCGGGAAACGCGGCCTGATCACCGCCAACGGCGGCTACCTCACCAAACACGCCTTCGGGATCTACAGCTGCGAACCGCCGCCGCACGAATTCGCCTGGGAGGACGTGCAATCGGCCGTTGACCGGGAGCCCATCAGGAAGGCGCTGGTGTCCTGGGAGGGTGTCGGCACCGTGGAAACCTGGACGGCTCCGTTCGGCCGAGACGGCGTACCCGAGAAGGCGTTCCTGGCGGTGCGGACCCCCGACGACGCCCGCACCCTGGCTGTCATCACCGACCGGAGCGTCGCTGCCGAGATGGTGGCCGGTGATGTTTCCGGGTGCAAGGTGGCCGTCAACGCCGACGGAACGGCCAGTTTGGTCTGA
- a CDS encoding aldehyde dehydrogenase: MRAQVYIGGTFRSTGTHPVIEAATGEHLGDGAAATVADIDAAVAAARAALPAWSATPVQDRAEVLRALGAALMARGAATTELVTRENGMPIRLSKGANGMFPAVLLDYYATMIVDTPDEEIRPSAIGHTIVRREPVGVVGAITPWNYPQALAAMKIAPGLAAGCTMVLKASPETALDALVFAEAAQEVGLPAGVLNIVPGDAAAGAHLVSHPGVDKVAFTGSTTAGRAIGEICGRLMRPVTLELGGKSAAIILDDADLDAAIKGLRTASFVNNGQTCHLSSRILAPRSRYDEVVEAMAALATGLTVGDPLDKATDIGPMVSERQRQRVLDYIAVGQSSGAKLVAGGAVPKEQSRGWFVEPTVFAGVSNSDRLAQEEVFGPVLAVIAYDGDAEAVALANDSEYGLAGTVWSSDLERATEVARGVRTGTIGVNDYALDIAAPFGGVKASGLGKELGPEGLQAYQIVKSIYRRVPA; this comes from the coding sequence ATGAGGGCACAGGTGTACATCGGCGGCACATTCCGGTCCACCGGAACCCACCCGGTGATCGAGGCCGCCACCGGTGAACATCTCGGTGACGGCGCCGCTGCCACCGTTGCCGACATCGACGCCGCGGTGGCGGCGGCCCGGGCGGCGCTGCCGGCCTGGTCGGCCACCCCGGTCCAAGACCGCGCCGAGGTGCTCAGGGCGCTCGGGGCTGCGCTGATGGCGCGGGGCGCGGCCACCACAGAGCTGGTGACCCGGGAGAACGGCATGCCGATCCGGCTGTCGAAGGGCGCCAACGGCATGTTCCCGGCAGTGCTGCTGGACTACTACGCGACGATGATCGTCGACACCCCCGACGAGGAGATACGCCCCAGCGCCATCGGGCACACCATCGTGCGTCGCGAACCCGTCGGGGTGGTGGGCGCGATCACGCCATGGAACTATCCGCAGGCGTTGGCCGCGATGAAGATCGCGCCGGGCTTGGCCGCCGGGTGCACGATGGTGCTCAAGGCCTCACCTGAAACTGCTTTGGATGCACTGGTTTTCGCGGAGGCTGCCCAGGAGGTGGGACTGCCGGCCGGGGTGCTGAACATCGTGCCCGGCGACGCCGCTGCCGGTGCGCATCTGGTGAGCCATCCGGGTGTGGACAAGGTGGCCTTCACCGGGTCGACGACCGCGGGTCGGGCCATCGGGGAGATCTGCGGCAGGCTCATGAGGCCGGTCACCCTCGAGTTGGGCGGCAAGTCGGCGGCGATCATCCTCGACGACGCCGATCTGGACGCGGCCATCAAGGGTCTGCGCACGGCGTCGTTTGTCAACAACGGGCAGACCTGTCACCTGAGCTCTCGCATCCTGGCGCCCCGGTCACGGTATGACGAGGTGGTGGAGGCCATGGCCGCTCTTGCCACCGGCCTGACCGTGGGCGACCCGCTGGACAAGGCCACCGACATCGGGCCCATGGTGAGCGAACGCCAGCGCCAGCGGGTGCTCGACTACATTGCCGTCGGCCAGTCCAGCGGCGCGAAACTGGTTGCCGGAGGCGCGGTGCCGAAGGAACAGTCCCGCGGCTGGTTCGTGGAGCCGACGGTGTTCGCCGGGGTGTCGAACTCGGACCGACTGGCACAGGAAGAGGTTTTCGGACCTGTCCTGGCGGTGATTGCCTACGACGGTGACGCCGAAGCTGTCGCGCTGGCCAATGACAGTGAGTACGGGCTGGCGGGCACCGTGTGGTCTTCGGACCTCGAGCGGGCCACCGAGGTGGCCCGCGGGGTGCGCACCGGCACCATCGGCGTCAACGACTACGCACTCGACATCGCGGCGCCGTTCGGTGGCGTCAAGGCCAGCGGCTTGGGCAAGGAGTTGGGGCCCGAAGGGCTGCAGGCTTATCAGATCGTCAAGTCCATCTACCGCCGCGTACCTGCTTGA